One genomic window of Vibrio parahaemolyticus includes the following:
- a CDS encoding AMP-binding protein, protein MNQPKINSTAGCALPPPNEMILKWAAERPNEVYLKQIINRQFVEFTYAEVADQALKLVSALRGLGIQPGDKVALVSKNCAEWFICDLAMMLGDYVSVPIFPTAGADTIEYCVTHSESKVLIGGKLDDPAATQQVIDAIPELISIALPYDSAPQCQYQFNALIADAVPSEERPQHYDDKLMSLVYTSGTSGLPKGAMLTYGAFSWSVQQLINHIGIQANDRLFSYLPLAHITERVYIFGSSIMGGVPTAFPESLDTFIEDVKMHRPTLFISVPRLWTLFQQRIQDKLPQKKLNFLLKIPFVNSLIKKKLAEGLGLDQARVLGCGSAPVSPALLDWYHSVGLNITEAWGMTESFAYSTINYPFRADKIGTVGNAGPGIELKIADDSEIMVRGKGLFSGYYKNDIATQESFDSDGWLYTGDIGAIDKDGYLTIQGRKKDTFKTAKGKFVSPVPIEKKLFEYSRVEMMCIIGLGLPGPILLVVPHDFPHFDKERYARTTRKVIARMNQELASHEQIKGVLMIKEPWSIENGVLTPTLKIKRHVLEQKYHELGHNWPKDELVLWEEDL, encoded by the coding sequence ATGAATCAGCCGAAAATAAATAGCACTGCTGGTTGCGCTCTCCCACCACCAAATGAAATGATTCTTAAATGGGCAGCGGAGCGCCCGAATGAGGTCTACCTAAAACAAATCATTAACCGACAGTTTGTCGAGTTTACTTACGCAGAAGTCGCCGATCAGGCTCTCAAGCTCGTCAGCGCACTACGTGGGCTGGGTATTCAGCCTGGCGATAAAGTCGCACTGGTATCGAAAAACTGCGCAGAGTGGTTTATCTGCGATTTGGCCATGATGCTAGGGGATTACGTAAGCGTACCTATTTTCCCTACCGCAGGCGCCGACACGATTGAATACTGTGTAACTCACAGTGAAAGTAAGGTGCTGATCGGGGGGAAGCTTGATGACCCAGCAGCAACTCAGCAAGTCATTGATGCCATACCAGAGCTTATTAGCATCGCGCTGCCGTATGATTCAGCACCACAATGCCAATACCAGTTCAACGCATTGATTGCGGATGCCGTGCCAAGTGAAGAGCGTCCACAACACTACGACGATAAGTTGATGTCATTGGTGTATACCTCCGGCACATCAGGTTTGCCAAAAGGCGCAATGCTGACTTACGGAGCGTTTAGTTGGTCGGTACAACAGCTGATCAACCACATCGGCATTCAAGCTAACGACCGACTCTTTTCCTACCTACCATTGGCACATATTACTGAACGCGTTTATATTTTTGGTTCATCCATCATGGGTGGCGTACCAACGGCTTTCCCAGAGTCGCTCGATACTTTTATCGAAGACGTGAAAATGCACCGCCCAACCTTGTTCATTTCTGTACCGAGATTATGGACTCTGTTCCAGCAACGCATTCAAGACAAACTTCCACAGAAAAAATTGAATTTCTTACTGAAAATACCGTTCGTAAATTCGCTGATTAAGAAAAAGCTCGCCGAAGGGCTGGGGTTAGATCAAGCGCGAGTTTTGGGTTGTGGTTCTGCTCCGGTATCACCCGCACTATTAGATTGGTACCACAGCGTTGGCCTAAACATCACCGAAGCATGGGGGATGACGGAATCCTTCGCTTACAGCACCATAAACTACCCATTTAGAGCAGATAAAATTGGTACCGTGGGTAACGCAGGTCCCGGCATTGAGTTAAAAATTGCCGATGACAGCGAAATCATGGTACGCGGTAAGGGATTGTTCTCTGGCTACTACAAAAATGACATCGCAACTCAAGAATCTTTTGATTCAGACGGTTGGCTGTACACCGGCGACATTGGCGCAATTGATAAAGATGGTTACCTCACCATTCAAGGTCGCAAAAAAGACACGTTCAAAACCGCCAAGGGTAAATTTGTCTCTCCAGTACCGATTGAGAAAAAACTCTTCGAGTACAGCCGTGTAGAAATGATGTGCATAATTGGCTTAGGCTTACCTGGGCCTATTCTTCTTGTGGTGCCGCATGATTTTCCTCATTTCGACAAAGAGCGTTATGCTCGTACGACAAGAAAAGTCATTGCGCGCATGAATCAAGAATTGGCCTCTCATGAGCAGATCAAAGGCGTATTGATGATCAAAGAGCCATGGAGTATTGAAAATGGTGTGTTGACACCAACACTTAAAATCAAACGTCATGTATTGGAACAAAAATACCACGAGCTTGGCCACAACTGGCCGAAAGATGAATTAGTCTTGTGGGAAGAAGACTTGTAA
- a CDS encoding DUF1127 domain-containing protein, with amino-acid sequence MENVTQTCEQVIPVSRQTWLQLIYSKLVVWRRNYRTRRHLRDLPEHLWDDIGLEANEIRDEVSKPFWRE; translated from the coding sequence ATGGAAAACGTGACGCAAACTTGTGAACAAGTGATCCCAGTCAGTCGTCAGACTTGGTTACAGTTAATTTATTCTAAACTGGTTGTTTGGCGAAGGAACTATCGGACGCGCCGACACTTGAGGGACTTACCTGAACATTTGTGGGATGACATCGGATTAGAAGCGAATGAGATTCGTGATGAAGTCAGCAAACCATTTTGGAGAGAGTAG
- a CDS encoding LysR substrate-binding domain-containing protein has protein sequence MKDRMPPLQGLYYFFIAAKEGSFKTAAKNLFVTPAAISQQIRQLEEFLGTDLFVRQHRKIVLTPEGELLFTQAERGFAHLQQGVRLVNQDPNPNHLSISTLPSFAHHWLVPKITAFRQRHPDIALLLEPTNDLVSFQDSQIDLCVRYGLGKYPNLESQWLMDEAFYPACHPMYQKEHGIYSIEDLSKAELIEDVWPALDWNMWLARLGHSAAKPALKYSGSHLVLEAALSLQGVALVKHSLAYQYFRTGKLVRIGDIAIKPRFAYYLCAPKGYLKRPKAQLFAQWLKEEIDTFEKSVTQDFEIIELDK, from the coding sequence GTGAAAGATCGGATGCCACCATTACAGGGCTTGTACTATTTTTTCATCGCAGCAAAGGAAGGCAGTTTTAAAACCGCAGCCAAGAATCTATTTGTTACCCCCGCAGCCATCAGCCAACAAATTCGTCAGCTTGAGGAGTTTTTAGGGACGGACTTGTTTGTTCGTCAACACAGAAAAATTGTGCTGACGCCAGAAGGGGAACTGCTATTTACTCAGGCAGAAAGAGGGTTTGCCCACTTGCAGCAAGGCGTACGTCTTGTCAACCAAGATCCAAACCCGAACCATCTTTCAATATCAACACTGCCCTCCTTTGCCCACCATTGGTTGGTGCCTAAAATCACCGCCTTTCGTCAACGTCATCCTGATATTGCCCTATTACTAGAGCCCACAAATGATCTTGTCTCTTTTCAAGATAGTCAGATAGATTTGTGCGTTCGCTACGGATTAGGAAAATACCCAAATTTAGAATCGCAGTGGCTGATGGACGAAGCCTTTTACCCAGCATGTCATCCTATGTATCAGAAGGAACATGGCATCTATAGCATCGAAGATTTAAGCAAAGCAGAGCTCATCGAAGACGTGTGGCCCGCTCTCGACTGGAACATGTGGCTAGCAAGACTTGGACACTCTGCGGCAAAGCCCGCTTTAAAATACAGTGGCTCGCACTTAGTGTTGGAAGCTGCGTTATCCCTACAAGGTGTAGCGCTCGTCAAACACAGCTTGGCGTATCAATATTTTCGGACGGGTAAACTGGTTCGTATTGGCGACATCGCGATAAAACCTAGATTTGCGTACTACCTATGTGCACCCAAGGGTTACTTGAAGCGACCAAAAGCACAACTATTTGCCCAGTGGTTAAAAGAAGAGATAGACACATTTGAAAAGTCAGTGACACAAGATTTTGAAATTATCGAGCTCGATAAGTAA
- the fusA gene encoding elongation factor G, producing the protein MTDLSKYRNIGIFAHVDAGKTTSTERILKLTGKIHKIGDTHDGSTTTDFMEQEAERGITIQSAATTCFWNDHRLNIIDTPGHVDFTIEVYRSLKVLDGGIGVFCGSGGVEPQSETNWRYADESHVSRLIFVNKLDRMGADFYKVVDQVQNVLGATPLVMTLPIGIEEDFVGVVDVLSQQAYVWDESGQPENYEVQEIPADMVDKAAEYREMLIETALEQDEDLMMAYLEEGEEPSVEDIKRCIRKGTRDLAFFPTYCGSAYKNKGMQLILDAVVDYLPSPTEVDPQPLTDPDTGEATGEVATVSADEPLKALAFKIMDDRFGALTFIRIYSGKMKKGDTVLNSATGKTERIGRMVEMHADERNEIDSAQAGDIIAVVGMKNVQTGHTLCDPKHECTLEPMIFPEPVISIAVKPKDKGGSEKMGIAIGKMVAEDPSFQVETDEESGETILKGMGELHLDIKVDILKRTYGVELEVGAPQVAYRETITQAIEDSYTHKKQSGGSGQFAKIDYRIKPGEVGSGFTFKSTVVGGNVPKEFWPAVEKGFAGMMETGVLAGFPTLDVEVELYDGGFHAVDSSAIAYEIAAKGAFRQSMPKAGAQLLEPIMKVDVFTPEDHVGDVIGDLNRRRGMIKDQQAGTTGVRIKGDVPLSEMFGYIGTLRTMTSGRGQFSMEFSHYSPCPNNVAEQVIADVKERNAKK; encoded by the coding sequence ATGACTGATTTATCAAAATACAGAAACATTGGTATTTTTGCTCACGTAGACGCGGGTAAAACTACCTCTACAGAGCGTATCCTAAAGCTAACTGGTAAGATCCATAAGATCGGTGACACTCACGACGGTTCAACTACTACTGACTTCATGGAGCAGGAAGCTGAACGTGGTATCACTATCCAGTCTGCAGCAACAACTTGTTTCTGGAACGATCACCGTCTAAACATCATCGATACTCCTGGACACGTTGACTTCACTATCGAAGTTTACCGTTCTCTAAAAGTACTTGACGGTGGTATCGGTGTATTCTGTGGTTCTGGTGGTGTTGAGCCTCAGTCAGAAACTAACTGGCGTTACGCTGACGAATCACACGTATCTCGTCTGATCTTCGTTAACAAACTAGACCGTATGGGCGCAGACTTCTACAAAGTTGTAGACCAAGTACAAAACGTTCTAGGTGCAACTCCTCTAGTAATGACTCTACCTATCGGTATCGAAGAAGATTTCGTAGGTGTTGTAGACGTACTAAGCCAACAAGCTTACGTATGGGACGAGTCTGGCCAGCCAGAGAACTACGAAGTTCAAGAAATCCCAGCAGACATGGTAGACAAAGCAGCTGAATACCGTGAAATGCTAATCGAAACTGCTCTAGAGCAAGACGAAGATCTAATGATGGCTTACCTAGAAGAAGGCGAAGAGCCATCTGTAGAAGACATCAAACGTTGTATCCGTAAAGGTACACGTGACCTAGCATTCTTCCCAACTTACTGTGGTTCAGCGTACAAGAACAAAGGTATGCAACTTATTCTTGACGCGGTAGTAGATTACCTACCATCGCCAACAGAAGTTGATCCACAGCCTCTAACTGATCCTGACACAGGTGAAGCGACTGGTGAAGTTGCAACTGTATCTGCAGACGAGCCACTAAAAGCGCTTGCGTTCAAAATCATGGACGACCGTTTCGGTGCTCTAACCTTCATCCGTATCTACTCTGGTAAGATGAAGAAAGGCGACACAGTTCTTAACTCTGCAACTGGTAAAACAGAGCGTATCGGCCGTATGGTTGAGATGCACGCAGACGAGCGTAACGAGATCGATTCAGCACAAGCTGGTGACATCATCGCTGTAGTTGGTATGAAGAACGTTCAAACTGGTCACACTCTATGTGATCCTAAACACGAATGTACTCTAGAACCAATGATCTTCCCTGAACCAGTAATCTCTATCGCTGTTAAGCCTAAAGATAAAGGCGGTTCTGAGAAGATGGGTATCGCTATTGGTAAGATGGTTGCAGAAGATCCATCATTCCAAGTTGAGACTGACGAAGAGTCTGGCGAAACTATCCTAAAAGGTATGGGTGAACTTCACCTAGATATCAAAGTTGATATCCTAAAACGTACTTACGGCGTTGAGCTAGAAGTAGGTGCTCCTCAGGTTGCTTACCGTGAAACTATCACTCAAGCAATCGAAGACAGCTACACTCACAAGAAACAGTCTGGTGGTTCTGGTCAGTTCGCGAAAATCGACTACCGTATCAAACCAGGTGAAGTTGGTTCAGGCTTCACGTTCAAATCAACAGTTGTTGGTGGTAACGTACCTAAAGAATTCTGGCCTGCAGTTGAGAAAGGCTTCGCTGGCATGATGGAAACTGGTGTTCTAGCTGGCTTCCCTACTCTAGACGTAGAAGTTGAACTATACGACGGTGGTTTCCACGCAGTTGACTCTTCAGCTATCGCTTACGAAATCGCTGCTAAAGGCGCATTCCGTCAGTCTATGCCTAAAGCTGGCGCGCAACTTCTTGAGCCAATCATGAAAGTTGACGTGTTCACTCCAGAAGATCACGTTGGTGACGTAATCGGTGACCTTAACCGTCGTCGTGGTATGATCAAAGACCAACAAGCTGGTACTACTGGCGTACGTATCAAGGGTGATGTACCTCTATCAGAAATGTTCGGTTACATCGGTACTCTACGTACAATGACATCTGGTCGTGGTCAGTTCTCTATGGAGTTCTCACACTACTCACCATGTCCAAACAACGTTGCTGAGCAAGTAATTGCTGACGTTAAAGAGCGTAACGCTAAGAAGTAA
- the radA gene encoding DNA repair protein RadA: MAKAKRAYVCNDCGADFPRWQGQCNACGAWNTITEVRIAASPTVARNERLSGYAGSATESKVQTLSEIDLQEVPRFTSGFKELDRVLGGGVVPGAAILIGGNPGAGKSTLLLQTMCTLSGLMPTLYVTGEESLQQVAMRASRLGLPKEHLKMLSETNVDKICQIAEKEQPRIMVIDSIQVMHVSDVQSSPGSVAQVRESATALTRYAKQNNVAVFIVGHVTKDGTLAGPKVLEHIIDCSVLLDGGTDSRFRTLRSHKNRFGAVNELGVFAMTGQGLKEVSNPSAIFLSRGEEETSGSSVMVVWEGTRPLLVEIQALVDYSQLANPRRVAVGLEQNRLSLLLAVLHKHGGLQMADQDVFVNVVGGVKVTETSADLALVMALLSSFRDRPLPKDVVVFGEVGLAGEIRPVPSGQERLNEAFKHGFKKAIVPAANMPKGGIPGMQIHGVKKLSEAIEAFDEL, from the coding sequence ATGGCGAAAGCAAAACGAGCGTATGTTTGTAATGATTGTGGCGCGGATTTTCCACGTTGGCAGGGACAATGTAATGCGTGTGGTGCATGGAATACGATCACAGAGGTGCGCATTGCTGCTTCGCCAACCGTTGCTCGCAATGAACGCTTAAGCGGTTATGCTGGTTCGGCGACAGAATCGAAAGTCCAAACCTTATCTGAAATCGATCTGCAAGAAGTGCCGCGATTCACTAGTGGTTTTAAAGAGCTCGATCGTGTGCTTGGTGGTGGTGTCGTACCTGGTGCGGCGATTCTGATAGGTGGTAACCCTGGCGCGGGTAAGTCGACGTTGCTTCTTCAAACTATGTGTACGTTATCAGGGCTGATGCCGACACTTTACGTTACGGGTGAGGAATCGCTTCAACAGGTTGCGATGCGCGCGTCTCGTCTTGGTCTGCCAAAAGAGCACCTGAAGATGCTATCAGAAACCAACGTCGATAAAATTTGCCAAATTGCAGAGAAAGAGCAGCCCAGAATTATGGTGATTGACTCGATTCAGGTTATGCACGTTTCTGATGTTCAATCGTCACCGGGCAGTGTTGCTCAGGTGCGAGAATCTGCGACGGCACTGACGCGATACGCAAAACAGAACAATGTTGCGGTATTTATTGTTGGTCACGTAACGAAAGATGGTACTCTTGCCGGCCCTAAAGTCCTTGAGCACATTATTGACTGTTCTGTCTTGCTTGATGGCGGAACAGATAGTCGTTTCCGTACACTGCGCAGCCACAAAAACCGTTTTGGTGCGGTAAATGAATTAGGCGTGTTTGCGATGACGGGGCAGGGACTGAAAGAAGTAAGTAACCCATCGGCGATTTTCCTTTCTCGTGGCGAAGAAGAGACGTCAGGATCTTCGGTCATGGTTGTATGGGAAGGTACACGTCCTCTATTAGTAGAGATTCAAGCGCTGGTGGACTACTCGCAATTGGCAAACCCTCGTCGCGTAGCGGTTGGTTTGGAGCAGAATCGTCTCTCCTTATTATTAGCCGTATTGCATAAGCACGGTGGTCTGCAAATGGCTGATCAAGACGTGTTTGTGAATGTAGTCGGCGGCGTTAAGGTAACAGAAACCAGTGCGGATCTTGCTTTAGTGATGGCGTTACTATCAAGCTTTCGCGATCGTCCGTTGCCAAAAGATGTGGTGGTATTTGGCGAAGTTGGTTTGGCTGGCGAGATTCGTCCGGTACCTAGTGGTCAAGAGCGTTTGAACGAGGCATTTAAGCACGGCTTCAAAAAGGCAATTGTCCCGGCTGCTAATATGCCAAAAGGTGGCATTCCGGGGATGCAAATCCACGGCGTTAAGAAGTTGTCAGAGGCTATTGAGGCTTTTGACGAGCTGTAA